In Camelus dromedarius isolate mCamDro1 chromosome 7, mCamDro1.pat, whole genome shotgun sequence, the sequence CTGGGACTCAAGCACTGACAGGCATTTTGGGACACCATTGGGTACCCAACAACCAACGTATCTAGAGGATTCCAGGCGACCTGGCCTCAGTCTCTGCCCTGCtcagcagagccagggctgggaggaggcccgGGAACGGGGCTGCCTGCCCTGGGTCTCCCCATCCTGCCTGAGAGTCTCACCCCTTGTTCAATTAGATCTCAGACGTGAGCCTGTCTCGGGTCTGAATCCCATTAGCAGTCTGAATGTCCTGATAGCCTGGGTCTCTGGGTGAGCCTGGCGCTGACTTGGACTGGCCAAAGGGCAGCAGCAGAGAGCGGGCTCCAGGGTCCTGAAGGAAGTGGAGTGAGAGTGGGTGTTAGTGACCCTGCCGCTTAGCCTAACTTTTTGGCTCAGAAATAGTGAGGGAGGGGTTGGATCAGGACTAAGCTCGCAGATGAGAGCTGCAGGGCAAGGCCCCTGCACCCTTCACCCTTCAAAGCTTGCAGTCGGAGAGGGAGCCGCTCCCTCACCCTGCAGAGAATAGGATGTGATGACAACACAGGGGTTTAGGCTAAACCCACCTGGTACAGGCTCTGTCTTCCAGCTGTCAGTTCAGAGGCGACcggaggcagtggggagagggagtggcCGGGCCGATAAGCCTGAGTTTTAGTTCCATCTCCATCACTGGTGTGATGTGTGTCCTCTGGAACTCAACTCCCACTTTATGGAAAAACCATGTCTGCCTActcaaattttaggattgttacAAGATTGCTACCATTTGTTTTACTAGAGGTCACCTAGTTTGAAAGCTTGCatgacagaagaggaaactgaagcccagaggagCTGTCTTATTTAGGGGCAGGCAGTGACTCGGGGTACATCCTCAGAACCCAGGTCTCCACCCTCCTAGCCTGGTGCTGAGATTGTGTCCTCTCTGGAAAATAATTGGTAATTATCTACCAAGTTATGTGCACAAACCCTCTAGGAATAACCTTCATTGTGCTCATACAAGTGTTCaaagacatatttattttaacacaatataatagcaaaaagcaaaacaaaacccctaAATAGAAACCCCGTAAATTAACAGAGGAACAGTGCTATAACCTATGGAACACTATGCAGATGCAttaaatgaagaaagtaaaaaagagagagagagagcattccTTACCACTTGCAGttggaagaaacaaacaaaaaaacttgggTACAGTAGTAAAAATACAAACCCCTATTTCCATGTCTCTTGGCCTCTGGGAAGAGGCTGGTGAGGCGGCCTTGCAGTCCCCAACTCAGGCCTGGGGCTCGTGGTACCAAGCAGAGCCTCCTGGTTAATACAGTggtcctgctgcttctccagGTGCATCCCGACCTCGGCATCTCCTCCAAGGCCATGAGCATCATGAACTCGTTTGTGAATGATGTGTTTGAGCAGCTGGCTGGCGAGGCCGCCCGACTGGCCCAGTACTCAAGCCGAACCACACTCACGTCCCGGGAAGTGCAGACAGCTGTGCGTCTGCTGCTGCCTGGGGAGCTGGCCAAGCATGCTGTGTCTGAGGGCACCAAGGCTGTCACCAAGTACACCAGCTCCAAGTGACCCAGGGCCTAATATTAATAAAGGGCAAACTGCTCCCGCGCACTGTGGTGATTTGAAAAGGGCTGCATGAAGGCGAGGTGTGATGTGAAACGAGGGTGTCGGCACTTTTTATGGCTACTGAGGTGAAACAACTCttattcacagtttttaaaaactgctttctgGATCCGCCCCACGAGCAACATGTGATAGTGCTTTATAAATGTACAAGGTTCTAGTTCTTAGTGAGATGAAGGAGGACTTGACTTGGAttagaatcctggctctgctgttggctgtttccatccttccctctctgggccgGAAATTCCTCATGTGTGTTGCTCTTTTAGGCCATGGTTCTGCGATGCCGTTTCTGGCAaactatcatttttttcccttgctggGCACAGGGGCTACACAGATCTATTCTTCAAGATACAAAAACGGAAGGCCCAGACCAGCTGCTAAACAACCAACTGGGATCtgcaatatgtttttattttcctctgatgttttcttccctttaattTCAGAACAAATAGGTGAGCAGGTTTTTGAGACTCTTAATTTTTCTTCCCCAATTTTGTTCTGAAAAATCTCAAACcatagaaaaatttacaaagaaatacAGCGACCACTTACggccttcacctagattcaccACTTAACCAGTGACCACATttgccttttctccctctctcattcAGCCTCTAAGGCGGTGGGGTGAAGGGGTGGGATTTAGGATCCCATCCAAAATCTTTAATGCTCCTTTGTAACTTCAACTTCATGTACTGAAAAAGCTCACTGGAATCATGGCTGAAGTCTGGCTGCAAACCTACCTACTTCCCTTGTGCTTCCTCCTACGTCAGACTTACTGGGGAGACACCATGAGATGAGAATTATCCACACTTTGGTCCCGCAGCCAGAAAGGGGCAGGCCCTGGAGACCTGGCCCCAGACCTCGGATCTTCCCCACTCCCCCCGTGTTTCATACCTTGCTACTCAAGGTATGAATCAGAGGCCAGCAGCATCTGAAACgtctgggagcttgttagaaatgcagaatcttggaaCCCAGCTCAGATTGTGGAATCGGAAtctgcattttgtttgttttggtttggttttgggaggaggaggtaattaggtttacttatttattcttagaggaagtactgaggattgaaccgcgcatgctaagcaaacactctacccctgagctataccctccccctggaatcTGCACTTTGATAAGACCCTCAGGTAATATGCAGGCACATTAAAGCCCGAGAATTCCTCTCTGGCTCCTCTAGGCTGCTGCCTCTCTTCTCCCCGCCCCCTTTtatgtatatctatctatatatgttTATTCATAAGTCCCTACTTGACACTGAGCCCAAAAGCTCATCCCAGCTGACCAGAGCCAGgctcctgctgctgctactgTGTTTCGTATTTTCTGAAGAATGTTCTCTTGAGCCTGTAGCAGTGATGGGGAAACCCACAGAGGGTTCAGAGCCCCAAACACCACTGAGTCCCACCCACTAGTCTTTCTGATGTCATTCCCTACACAGGTATAGTGCACTCAGACCAGGCGAACTGCCTTCAGACCCCAGGGAAACAGGCATGCTTGTGCTCACTTTAAGAGGGGAGTGTGACTTCAGAGCGTGAACCAAGGCCTGCCAGTCCCAGTCCCTTTGCCCCTTGGTACACCTGCCTCTGGTATAGTCACATACAAGAGTGAGAAGGCTGGGTCTGCGTTAAGCAATATAGGGTTCTCCAGCTGAGAGGTACAGTTGGAGTAACGCCTTTAGGACTGACATTTGCCCAGAGCCTCATGGTTTACAGGGTGACTTCAGATAAAGACCATTCTTTCCTTTGATCCTCACAAGAAAAGTAGCCATGGCTgatcccaccctccaccctggccaAGGCTTTGCTACTCTGAAGCCCACCCCTCTAATATGCTGCCTCCAGGACGTCCTCTGAGATAAGCGTCCCGGCTCCTGTACCTGCAGCCCCTCTCCTCACAGCCTTAGAACACTGGGACAATGGGACTTGAAACCGGGTGGAGTCCGGGTGGAACCACAGAGCTTCTGTGGATTCCAGGACCAGCTCACAAAGGACAGTGTGCCAAGTGGGCACCATGTCTGAGGGGTGAGTGAGGGGATGGGAGAGCAAAGTGCCTCCCTGGTCCCATCAGGTTGGGGCAGCTGCGGGGAGAAGGCTTGGTGGGGGCAGTTCTGTGtgggccagccctgcctgggccCAGACATCCACACAGCAATCCTGGCCACTCCTGCCTGTGGTCCAATTCCCTCATCAGGCTTCCCTTGGACTATCAATTCCAGAACCAGGGCTCTGCTCTGGGAAAGGGACCCTTCTCTACACTCATCCCTCACCCCCACTTtccacccaccacccccagaCCATTGCAGCATCTGTGGGCTACACCTTCACCTTGGAGGGACCAACTGCAGGCTCCAACTggcctctccctgcttccttaAGGGCCACGTCCACTCTCCATTCTCCTTGCTCATCCATCAGCGGACTCCCTCCCCACAGTGACCCCAATCTCTCaccttctctaagcctcagtggtACTCACTGTAAATACCATCTCATTCCCCTGATGGCCCCTTGCTTCACTGAACTCCACCCCGGGGCCATGAGCAACCTTAAGGTCACACCTGGAACCCGAAGTTTATACTCCTGAAAAGCCTCAATAAAGCCCATCTCCCCCAACCCACTGTCCCCACTCCTCTGAGGCTCAGCGCAGCCCTTGCCCGCTGCCTCCTCTCCAGAGCTTATCAGCGCCTCTGGGACTCCTCCCACTTAATCCTTCAAGAGCTGCTGGACCAAGAGCAGCCCCTGCTCCAGCCCGTGCCTGAGCAGGAGCGGCAGTCCTTCCAGTACAGGCTCTCCTCGCTCTACCTGTACTACCTGGGGCTGCTGCGCCGGTTCGACACCCTCTATGACCAGATGGTGCAGCCGCAGAAGCGACGGCTGCTGCGGCGCCTGCTGGACGGCGTGGCGGGCCGTGTGCTGGAGCTCAAAGACGATCTGGTGCGCGCCGACCTGTGCGAGACCCACTGCCTGGACCAAGTGCTGCAGGACCTCAAGCTCACCCCAGTGCGTCGTCGGCTGTGTCCCGGAACAAGGCCCAagccagctgggggaggggaggtgggggcagggcaagCCTTGACCTCCCCTTCTCTGCGGAGGCAAGCCACATCCCTGCCAGCTTAGGGTAGGCGCAGCCTTGACCTCCCTCAGACACCCCCTGGCGTTGGGGCATCTgcaagggagagagagcagagcacAGCAGAGGATGAGGTTTCAGGAGTGCATGAAA encodes:
- the LOC105098679 gene encoding histone H2B type 2-K1, with the translated sequence MSAERVQQQQPQPGSRRGRSSGDKKPRKRSRRKETYSVYIYKVLKQVHPDLGISSKAMSIMNSFVNDVFEQLAGEAARLAQYSSRTTLTSREVQTAVRLLLPGELAKHAVSEGTKAVTKYTSSK